From the genome of Candidatus Dormiibacterota bacterium, one region includes:
- a CDS encoding tetratricopeptide repeat protein, which produces MEPRYVLCFPGRSTLLLVAALSLAGAMTMASAAPESPAASSLPPPADAFVRSGLKDLHEGLYARAEDSFRQAARAAPGDPAPDLFIAFTFWWRMIQDRSDRTLDEAFLRAAGHVVESGGVRLDTTPGDVRLLTCVGTAHILRSQVEGLRRNFFRAAQEARRGKKMLEAALQIDPSQRDALFGLGAYNYYTERLPGLARGLLFMPKGDAELGLRQLKTTASSSSYFNTDARLLLALICGSKVEQCYEDALGHLSAALAQDPASPLLLGSIGGVKMRLGYYPEAVRAFEKALSSASGESTERLEQRRVLKVYLAEALTADWQLARAGDILKEIGDLSALPARERQLSERVTTEIAQKVGDLMIAPARLPVDDHPPADQAAKNPPASRMAVRARAALAAVDRGDDSEAIALLGALAGAHPGDPLPRFLMGKIHFDRGRFADAERELDAAQERAPDPPAWMAGWIELYRGLVDKARGRRAAAEAHFRAASEVRRFRSAERGILELQEGVPPHARCRP; this is translated from the coding sequence GTGGAGCCACGATACGTGCTGTGCTTTCCGGGTCGAAGCACCCTTCTCCTCGTGGCGGCCTTGTCTCTTGCCGGCGCGATGACCATGGCTTCCGCCGCGCCGGAATCGCCGGCCGCGTCCTCCCTCCCGCCTCCCGCCGACGCCTTCGTCCGTTCGGGTCTGAAGGACCTCCACGAGGGCCTCTACGCGAGAGCCGAGGACTCCTTCCGCCAGGCGGCCCGCGCTGCGCCGGGAGATCCCGCGCCCGATCTGTTCATCGCGTTCACCTTCTGGTGGCGCATGATTCAGGATCGGTCCGATCGGACGCTCGACGAGGCGTTTCTCCGGGCCGCAGGACATGTGGTCGAGAGCGGCGGAGTCAGGCTCGATACCACCCCCGGCGACGTCCGCCTCCTGACCTGCGTCGGCACGGCCCACATCCTGCGTTCGCAGGTGGAGGGCCTGCGCCGGAATTTCTTCAGGGCGGCGCAGGAGGCGAGACGCGGCAAGAAGATGCTCGAGGCGGCCCTGCAGATCGATCCGTCACAGCGGGACGCCCTGTTCGGCCTGGGCGCGTACAACTACTACACCGAGAGGCTGCCCGGCCTGGCGCGTGGTCTTCTGTTCATGCCCAAGGGGGACGCGGAGCTCGGTCTCAGGCAGCTCAAGACGACGGCTTCATCCAGCTCCTATTTCAACACCGACGCACGCCTTCTTCTGGCGTTGATCTGCGGCAGCAAGGTTGAGCAGTGCTACGAGGACGCTCTGGGTCATCTGAGCGCGGCGCTGGCCCAGGACCCGGCGTCCCCGCTCCTCCTCGGTTCCATCGGCGGCGTCAAGATGAGGCTGGGGTATTACCCCGAGGCGGTCCGCGCATTCGAAAAGGCGTTGTCCTCCGCTTCGGGCGAGAGCACCGAACGCCTGGAGCAGCGGCGCGTCCTGAAGGTGTATCTCGCCGAGGCCCTGACCGCCGACTGGCAGCTGGCGCGGGCCGGCGACATCCTCAAGGAGATCGGGGACCTCAGCGCGTTGCCGGCGCGGGAACGCCAGCTTTCCGAGCGCGTCACGACGGAGATCGCGCAGAAGGTGGGCGATCTGATGATCGCTCCGGCGCGCCTCCCGGTGGACGATCACCCTCCCGCGGACCAGGCGGCGAAGAATCCGCCCGCCTCACGCATGGCGGTCCGCGCGCGCGCGGCGCTCGCGGCGGTCGACCGCGGCGACGACTCGGAAGCGATCGCCCTTCTGGGGGCCCTCGCCGGGGCTCATCCGGGCGACCCCCTGCCGCGGTTTCTCATGGGGAAGATCCATTTCGACAGGGGCCGATTCGCGGACGCCGAACGGGAGCTCGATGCCGCCCAGGAGCGCGCCCCGGATCCTCCCGCCTGGATGGCGGGGTGGATCGAGCTCTACCGTGGTCTCGTGGACAAGGCCCGAGGTCGCCGCGCCGCGGCAGAGGCTCACTTCCGTGCCGCCAGCGAGGTCAGGCGATTCCGATCGGCGGAGCGCGGGATCCTGGAGCTTCAGGAAGGGGTGCCGCCCCACGCCCGCTGCCGGCCGTGA
- a CDS encoding HAD family hydrolase — protein sequence MLKGTHCAVLFDLFDTLVRIDSEAYLEGKREEARLLGVDPERFIAAWTDLSDRAQRGELPDFTARLRQAALDCGVHPADPTLARAALLEERMTTITSLYPDVLPTLEPLRRDRRLRLGLVSNASSTAALLVERLDLARHFDRLVFSFRVGVLKPDPRIYLFACRALGVRPADCLFVGDGNGFELDGARALGMEAVRIVRPLRPGPFRKGESLTFDASVDDLTRVLALVRPGP from the coding sequence ATGCTCAAAGGCACGCACTGCGCGGTGCTCTTCGATCTGTTCGACACGCTCGTGCGGATCGATTCGGAGGCCTATCTCGAGGGGAAAAGGGAAGAGGCCCGTCTCCTGGGTGTCGATCCCGAGCGGTTCATCGCGGCCTGGACGGATCTCAGCGACCGGGCCCAAAGGGGAGAGCTTCCCGATTTCACGGCGCGGCTGCGGCAGGCCGCCCTGGACTGCGGGGTGCATCCGGCCGACCCCACGCTCGCGCGCGCCGCTCTCCTGGAGGAGCGCATGACCACGATCACGTCGCTCTATCCCGACGTTCTGCCCACGCTCGAACCGCTGCGCCGCGACCGGCGGCTGCGGCTCGGCCTGGTGAGCAACGCCTCGTCCACGGCCGCTCTCCTGGTGGAGCGGCTGGACCTGGCGCGCCACTTCGATCGCCTGGTCTTCTCGTTCCGCGTCGGTGTCCTGAAGCCTGACCCCCGCATCTACCTCTTCGCGTGCCGGGCCCTCGGGGTTCGGCCGGCCGACTGTCTCTTCGTCGGGGACGGAAACGGGTTCGAGCTCGACGGGGCCCGCGCTCTGGGGATGGAGGCGGTGCGAATCGTGCGTCCGCTCCGGCCGGGACCGTTCCGCAAGGGTGAGAGTCTCACCTTCGATGCCTCCGTCGACGACCTGACGCGTGTGCTGGCCCTGGTCAGGCCCGGCCCCTGA
- a CDS encoding sigma-54 dependent transcriptional regulator, whose translation MTPKANILIVDANSEAVRAESGALTRAGHRVVAVDRGAMALERLKAQSFDLVIVDHDLPDMGGLDALARFKEASPETPVAVSAAHPEVDATIVALRKGAYDYLRKPVTEEDLLSLADKAAQIKQMGYERRRAAEELQSEKVKNFELRRNLQSQHTFSAILGKSPKMKQIHDVLQEVTATDSTVLVMGESGTGKGLLARILHYNSPRADRPFVEANCAVYSEGILHSELFGHEKGAFTGAVKQKKGRFELADTGSIFLDEIGDISPATQLMLLRFLQERRFERVGGEDTVEVDVRVIAATNKNLQEGMERGSFRNDLFYRLNVIPIHIPPLRERVEDIPILGMEFLEQVAKKIGKSMRGFSSDAMDVMTRYSWPGNVRELENVIERTVILSKRDLIEISDLPPNLKDGTTESAEVKLSLHENERLYILKTLAECNWNKKLAASVLGINRSSLYSKLKKYDIGRSPVN comes from the coding sequence GTGACACCCAAGGCCAACATCCTGATCGTCGATGCGAACAGCGAGGCGGTGCGCGCCGAATCGGGCGCGCTGACGCGCGCCGGGCACCGGGTCGTCGCGGTGGACCGCGGCGCAATGGCGCTGGAGCGTCTGAAGGCGCAGAGCTTCGACCTGGTGATCGTCGACCACGATCTGCCGGACATGGGCGGGCTCGATGCGCTGGCGCGCTTCAAGGAAGCGTCTCCGGAAACGCCCGTGGCGGTGTCCGCCGCCCATCCGGAGGTCGACGCGACCATCGTGGCGCTGCGCAAGGGAGCGTACGACTATCTCCGCAAGCCCGTGACCGAGGAGGATCTCCTCTCCCTGGCGGACAAGGCGGCGCAGATCAAGCAGATGGGATACGAGCGCAGACGCGCGGCGGAGGAGCTGCAGTCGGAGAAGGTGAAGAACTTCGAGCTCAGACGCAATCTGCAGAGTCAGCACACGTTCAGCGCCATCCTGGGCAAGAGTCCCAAGATGAAACAGATCCACGACGTGCTCCAGGAGGTGACCGCCACCGATTCGACCGTGCTGGTCATGGGCGAGAGCGGCACGGGGAAAGGCCTTCTGGCCCGCATCCTGCACTACAACTCCCCGCGCGCCGACCGGCCGTTCGTGGAGGCGAACTGCGCGGTCTATTCCGAGGGGATCCTTCACTCCGAGCTCTTCGGTCACGAGAAGGGGGCGTTCACCGGCGCGGTGAAGCAGAAAAAGGGCCGCTTCGAGCTGGCCGATACAGGATCGATCTTCCTGGACGAGATCGGCGACATCTCCCCGGCGACCCAGCTCATGCTCCTGCGCTTCCTGCAGGAGCGCCGCTTCGAGAGAGTGGGAGGCGAGGACACCGTCGAGGTCGACGTGCGCGTCATCGCCGCCACGAACAAGAACCTGCAGGAGGGCATGGAGCGGGGCAGCTTCCGGAACGACCTGTTCTACCGCCTCAACGTGATTCCGATCCACATTCCCCCTCTCCGCGAACGGGTGGAGGACATTCCGATCCTGGGCATGGAGTTCCTGGAACAGGTCGCCAAGAAGATCGGCAAGAGCATGCGCGGGTTCAGCAGCGACGCGATGGACGTGATGACCCGGTACTCCTGGCCCGGCAACGTCCGCGAACTGGAGAATGTCATCGAGCGCACCGTGATCCTCTCCAAGAGGGACCTGATCGAGATCAGCGACCTGCCGCCGAACCTGAAGGACGGGACCACGGAAAGCGCCGAGGTGAAGCTCTCCCTGCACGAAAACGAGCGCCTGTACATCCTGAAGACACTCGCCGAGTGCAACTGGAACAAGAAGCTGGCGGCCTCCGTGCTCGGCATCAACCGCTCCAGCCTGTACAGCAAGCTCAAGAAGTACGACATCGGTCGGAGCCCGGTGAACTGA